A stretch of the Polyangiaceae bacterium genome encodes the following:
- a CDS encoding methyltransferase domain-containing protein, which yields MATSCPSELDVDALRERIRDVYTRVAEDPSGDFHFHRGARYAVDVLGYDADELSALPRRTTDRFAGVGNPLAWAALEPGMTVLDHACGAGMDVLIAARRVGPEGHVIGVDMTPLMRQAALLSAREAGLADRVDIRAGMFEDLPVASASVDVVLSNGVLNLAPDKRRVLSEVRRVLRPGGLLCLSDVVVQRELSLRARSEAELWAACVGGALVESELSSLAAEMGFVHGEVRARFASFAGSSAEARVSGDLRLGAVTFTARRAL from the coding sequence ATGGCTACTTCCTGTCCCAGCGAGCTCGACGTCGACGCGCTGCGCGAGCGCATCCGCGACGTCTACACCCGAGTCGCCGAAGATCCCAGCGGCGACTTCCATTTCCACCGGGGCGCACGCTACGCGGTCGACGTCCTCGGCTACGACGCCGACGAGCTGTCGGCGCTGCCTCGTCGGACGACCGACCGCTTCGCGGGAGTCGGTAATCCGCTCGCCTGGGCCGCGCTCGAGCCCGGGATGACCGTGCTCGATCACGCGTGCGGCGCTGGAATGGACGTGCTCATCGCTGCCAGGCGGGTTGGACCCGAGGGGCACGTGATCGGCGTCGACATGACGCCGCTCATGCGCCAAGCGGCCCTGCTCTCGGCGCGCGAAGCCGGGCTCGCCGACCGCGTGGACATCCGTGCCGGCATGTTCGAGGACCTCCCGGTCGCGAGCGCGAGCGTGGACGTCGTCCTGTCGAACGGTGTGCTGAACCTCGCCCCCGACAAGCGGCGCGTGCTCTCCGAGGTACGCCGAGTGCTCAGGCCCGGCGGTTTGCTCTGCCTGTCCGACGTGGTCGTACAGCGCGAGCTCAGCTTGCGCGCCCGCAGCGAGGCAGAGCTCTGGGCGGCCTGCGTCGGCGGCGCGCTGGTGGAGAGCGAGCTCTCGTCGCTGGCCGCCGAGATGGGCTTCGTCCACGGGGAAGTGCGCGCGCGCTTCGCCAGCTTCGCGGGCAGCAGCGCGGAGGCGCGCGTGTCCGGCGATCTCCGGCTCGGCGCCGTCACGTTCACCGCGCGTCGCGCGCTTTGA
- a CDS encoding MAPEG family protein translates to MTPATSALLGFAAWTLATLVFTIGAHRWSRILAGTARIHAFPPDASDGPDWYRRATRAHMNCVENLPVFAAIVAAIATTGATGRVFDVLPPVVLGARVCQTVTHVGFPVTAGSVSVRFSFFCIQLVAMLGLMAALVWP, encoded by the coding sequence ATGACCCCCGCCACTTCCGCTCTGCTCGGCTTCGCCGCCTGGACGCTCGCCACCCTGGTGTTCACCATCGGCGCGCACCGCTGGAGCCGGATCCTCGCGGGAACGGCCCGGATCCACGCGTTTCCCCCCGACGCCTCCGACGGACCCGACTGGTATCGCCGCGCGACGCGCGCGCACATGAACTGCGTGGAGAACCTCCCCGTCTTCGCAGCCATCGTGGCGGCGATCGCGACGACGGGCGCGACCGGCCGGGTCTTCGACGTTCTCCCGCCCGTCGTCCTCGGCGCGCGGGTGTGCCAAACGGTCACTCACGTGGGGTTCCCCGTGACCGCCGGCTCCGTCTCGGTGCGCTTCAGCTTCTTCTGCATCCAGCTCGTCGCGATGCTCGGCCTGATGGCGGCGTTGGTCTGGCCGTGA